In one window of Pseudobdellovibrionaceae bacterium DNA:
- a CDS encoding cysteine desulfurase, producing MTTPIKLLSEPQRVYLDHNATTPLAHGIVDAMPQWLEKWGNPSSIHWSGREPKALLRNSRQAVAQFVGANSLEIVFTSGGSEANNMALKGVFFPILQKMLSGETPPRRELVISAVEHPSIVKAAESLQEWGIVVHRVPVSRNGELDFEFLTSVVNEKTALVSVMYANNETGHCFPIAKISKLVREQAGALFHCDGVQALGKAAVDVKRWGVDMASFSGHKFYALKGCGFLYIRKGLNLPSLIHGGGQERRRRAGTENTVAIASLGYVVEHWGSHVSSQRERLAALRDQMEDSILESISDVTVAGREGKRMGNTSSLMIAGVDGESLLMNLDILGFSVSTGAACSSGNPEPSPVLLAMGLSRDEAQSSLRLSLGWGTTEGEIKRFVEALVSVVERLRSFVGGTEESSNG from the coding sequence ATGACAACCCCCATCAAGCTCTTGTCTGAGCCCCAACGAGTCTATCTCGATCACAATGCAACGACCCCGTTGGCCCACGGCATAGTCGATGCCATGCCCCAGTGGCTGGAGAAGTGGGGAAATCCCAGTTCCATACATTGGTCGGGTCGCGAGCCCAAAGCGCTGCTAAGAAACAGTCGGCAGGCGGTGGCTCAATTTGTGGGTGCGAATTCATTAGAAATTGTATTTACCAGTGGGGGCAGTGAAGCCAATAACATGGCTTTGAAGGGTGTTTTCTTTCCTATTTTGCAAAAAATGCTCTCGGGCGAAACACCTCCGAGACGAGAACTTGTGATCAGTGCGGTGGAGCACCCCAGTATTGTAAAGGCCGCTGAGTCGTTGCAAGAGTGGGGCATAGTGGTTCACCGGGTGCCGGTGTCTCGGAACGGAGAGCTTGATTTTGAATTCCTCACCTCTGTAGTTAACGAAAAGACAGCTCTGGTCTCGGTGATGTACGCAAACAACGAGACTGGACATTGTTTTCCCATCGCTAAAATCTCAAAATTGGTGCGGGAACAGGCGGGGGCTTTATTTCACTGCGATGGCGTGCAGGCCCTGGGTAAGGCGGCAGTGGATGTGAAGCGTTGGGGAGTTGATATGGCCAGTTTTTCCGGCCACAAGTTTTATGCATTAAAGGGCTGTGGCTTCTTGTACATTCGAAAAGGTTTAAATTTGCCGTCACTGATTCACGGTGGGGGCCAGGAGCGACGGCGGCGAGCGGGAACAGAAAACACCGTGGCCATAGCTTCTTTAGGTTACGTGGTAGAGCATTGGGGCTCGCATGTCTCAAGTCAAAGAGAGCGGCTGGCAGCACTCCGGGATCAAATGGAAGATTCTATCTTAGAAAGTATTTCTGATGTGACCGTTGCCGGCCGCGAAGGCAAGCGAATGGGCAATACGTCGAGCCTGATGATTGCCGGTGTGGATGGAGAAAGTCTTCTGATGAACCTCGATATCCTTGGGTTTTCTGTGAGCACGGGGGCCGCGTGCAGTTCAGGCAATCCAGAGCCGAGCCCGGTGCTTTTGGCTATGGGATTGAGTCGAGATGAAGCACAATCCTCGTTGCGTTTGAGCCTGGGATGGGGCACAACCGAGGGCGAGATTAAGCGTTTTGTAGAGGCGTTGGTCAGTGTCGTGGAACGACTGCGGTCGTTTGTCGGTGGAACAGAGGAGTCTTCCAATGGCTGA